A stretch of DNA from Lotus japonicus ecotype B-129 chromosome 4, LjGifu_v1.2:
TTATCCTCTATGGGTTGTAACACATACTTTCCACTGATAGGAGCCGGCCCACGAGATGAGCATTCTGTTATAGCTATTGGACATGTGATAAATCACTGGGTACAGGTATATTTTGACCAAATACACTAATATTTTAGTTGCCTACTAGCTTGTCgattaatttttgtatgtggaagttatctaattttatggttATTCTCTAAAATGCAGCTCCAATTAACTcctggacatcctatgccgaCTATTGCTCCCCAGTGGGAATGGCACAATGATCTTGCCTCCAAATACTGGCGCAACCTATATGGTCCACGTTTAGGCATGTATGATGCACAATTCCAAGCTTGGCTTGGTGCTTTTAGTGGTCATGCGGACTATGTGGACATCACCACAGATTGAATGTTCTTGTATtgtgtaatattaatttgtaaactCTCTGTAATTTGGTAGAATGTGGCCCTTATCACAGGTTGTTGTTAATGATGAAAATCTAGACATCATCGTAGATTGGCAGGTTCATGCGtgtacttttggtaatgttaatttgatgcacttttggtaatgttaatttgatgtactcttgtcattgtcattttcattttcattaccctccaccaccaaccctgACATTACTCTCAACCACCAGCCCCAACCACTCTTCTACCATCCACCAGTACACCTTAAATGTTTTGACCGCACGCCTGAGCTATAAATATCTGttgtgtcttgcctcttcttcttactcttcattcctcatcttcctgtctattgtgtcttgcctcttcttATTACTCCTCTTTCTACACGATGGAACAAGACCCAAATCCATTCCTCCGCCATTGCAAAGGTCAAAGCAACAACTCtggcagctctcgtcctctcattcctggcccggctggcgccatccaggctgccatgtatgcCCGTAGATCCACCCCTAACACACCACTCATTCCGACCCAGGAAATCGTGAGGCGTGTGCTAGATCATGgatcaaccgaaaccgatcctgatttcaaCTCACATGCTTAGCTATCAGCCCTGCAAGAGTGGGGAATAGCCACTCCGCTGGGCTCTCTGACAGCGAACGTTGAGAGGATGaagaatgttgttgctgttatcaaatcttgcactcccaatgggtttggagatgcgaaagttaccctcaaggtatgtCTTGTCCTTGCTTTTGTAAGGCCTTGTTTTTGGTCCCCCTTGACTAACCGTTCTAATTTACTTCTCAAACGATTTCAAAAATTTAGGACCCCACGGGTGCTGTTGATGCTAGCATCCACCGCAAGGCATTTACTCACAGTGAATTTGCGAatgacataactgttggatatgttctcgttctccaaaaggtctgAAACCTAAACATGAAACTTGCTTCATTTTTTGGACAGTTAAGCATGGTTTAAttaaagtatacatttcacatgcaggttgctgtgtttgcacctagaggaactgtttgttatcttaatataacattgcccaacctagtgaaggtattcccaaaagattgcggaccccatgacttcatcgatatcacagaggaataattttgttttcggtgttgcttatgtttaatttggttgtgtaaccgtttaacttattgtcatggattactacatgctttgaattatttatatgttgtcgttgtttctgtttttttcattataagagtcataatattaagactaaaaatataacacatgtaaataaaacgaggcaagagtcataacataacataaaaagtcctaacatatacataataatggatcccacataacaagtgtaataaaatcactctccccgaccccgccccctgcgacctctgggtccacgagctcgacctccacgaacaccctctccaggatcaccctctccacgagctctgcctccacgagctccgcctccacggggtctgcctccacgagctatgcctccacgagctctgcctcccgcAGCTGCGGCTCCTCGAATAGCAGAAAAGGCAACTCCCTGGGTACCAACGAAGGAACTCCGTCGAAAGAGATCGAGCGCCCTCTCCGTGAGGATCCGGGGCTGTGTCCCTGGAGCAAGAGCACCTGGCACCTCCAGggactgctccaacaactccacacccctacgtatggcagactgcataaaaataatatacaaaaataatttcattaacaaaaatcacaattgaatgaataaaaataatatacaagtttagaatccaaacttaccacggcactaagctcctccctcctatcctcagggatgatgaacacatgtgacactctgctataccacctcatgtaaccctccaccgcctctcccggatatgtagcaggtatcccctgagggcggaggtgcggctcaaactcagcataggcagcatctgtggtctcagcaagggaccccgtcgtctggatctcagaggggtgtcgagggatgtcctgtatgaagccaaactggcgcataacccgctctggtagatgtcggctcacagaccggccgtaaggtgtccggatgtagccggaatagagggccctgggatcccgcggtcgaacatctcgatggtcctcaaaaggggtccatgtgatatcatccactgtaagctcatcgagcatgactcgtctctcatcgagtccggaatgcgcgatccgagacgtggaccaccgctgcgccctaggctggtcctgtgtgTAGCCGGGGACCTCCGTCCTGATAATGACGCTGCTGGATATGTACTCATACGCCCATGACAGCACGAGGGAGGTGAACCCACCGATCTGCGCTGTCTTCCTGCGGGATGCACGACTCAGCTGTTCGTACAACGAAACCAGCGCAATCGCACCCCACGCGTACTCCGACACGCGACCGAGGTCCTCAAGCATCCCGATCCAGTAGACAGTAGTGTGGTAACCACCACTCTTGCTGGCAAAGAGGGTGGCaccaagctggttcaccagccagatcctagcagcatcctcatagcgtccccctacaatgaaatgaattaagttaacagttattaataatactctaaaaataaatacaacttaataaagtaattattaagacataccatccatagcagacgtgtacatggtcttcagagtaatgAACCGAATGTTCTGGCCACCCGCCGCCTCAAACTCAGCCAGATAAGcagcaacagatcctcccaggaGCTGGGCGCAGAGCGCTGCAACCTCGTCTCGCTCCCCTCTGCCCGGagtgtagaacctcgaccctgtgggaagatggagaagagcagacacatcgtccagggtgatagtcatctccccgaacggcatgtggaagctactcgtctcctcatgccatctctcaaCAAGGGCCAGTACGACAGCTGGGTCTGTCTCTGGTAACCCGCACCAAGGCAGGTGATACAAACCCGTCTGCTGCAGCAGCTGTCGCACATGTGTGTGGGCCTCTGAGTCGCCATCACAGGGGAGGTTCCATACCTTCCCCCCAACAGTGGCCACCCTCAATGTCTGACGGTCCACGTACCGCGGGTCTGTGCGAAGAAGTGCCTGCCACGTCCAAGGAGCCTTGTGGTCAGGATAATGCGCAAGAAGCGACAGATCCTCAGGCCCCCCGGGAAACGGTGCCACCCTCTGGATGAGGTCGTCATCCGCACCGCCCTCTGCACCGCCCTCTGGCACCACATCTGGCATAacatcagcagcatcaatctcctcctgcagaataagaggctcctcctcctcaccactaagctcagaagaagaagaagactcctCGCCACTAGGCTcagaagaagatgtctcctGACGAGGTAACTCAGCCATCGGAGACAACGGAGCAGGGTCCAGCTCAGCCGGAGCCCTAGTAGCAGACGGAGCGGGGGTAGCTGACGGAGCCCCGACCGGAGTAGCAGATGGAGCCGGGGTAGCTAACGGAGCCTCGACCGGAGTCGCAGATGGGGATGGAGACggagctgaagcctctaccGCCTGAGTGGCTGCAATATGGTCGCCGCGCCTGgtagaagcatgcaagcgctCGTGTCGATCCGCTGGATCCTCACTAGTAGAAGCATGTCGTGACCTCTTCctcccgcccttcattctcgctatctgtgcaaaacaaacaaatttaacaataCTTGTCATAATAAGTAAAGCATTTTCACATATGAGCATATCATTTGAgtcattttttaacttaatcAGGAAATTTCCAATCAATCGTTTAGCAACTAACCataggaaaaggaaaatatagagaattagttgttagtttgcatgtgaatgtgattaaattaaatttctagcTGTGTTAAGGTCAAGCAACCATCATCACAagcaaacaaaaacaataaacaactttcctAATTACAACACATGAAGCATATGATTTGAGCGCTTAATCTTTtccaataaacaataaacaactttcctAATCACAACACATCAAATCTATCTTGATCTtttccaattctcaacaaatcaGCAAAGTAATCCTGGAAGCTAAATACATGCCATGGTTAaatattggaaataaattttggaaGTCTGCACTGTCATACTGtcatatcggaaaatcattttccattaccatatcggaaaatcattttccattatcaTATCGGAAATTGATTTTCCGATATTACAGTAAACCCAGAAACAGACCCAAATGCACCCCACTCGTGCCCGTACTCGTTTCATGGAATTTCAGgcaacaaaacacaacaaaacctacctctaatcatcaatcaactaccctagtgttcaaccattgacctaattcaaacttcaaatgtgaaaatcattgaaatcaaaacttaccttttgaatgtaatggaatgggTCTTTGTGGGAGCTTTGATGATGATTAGAACCGACCTTTGAGATGATTGAAGTGGTGGAACCGAGCTTTGAGAGAGGATGCGATTGAGGGAGGGaaatttgggttttgaaataatgggtttcaaaacccaaactgtcgtgtttatatgttttaaacacgatcggtaaatgattacccgTTATAGAGTCGGGTAATTATTTACCGTTTTTAATCAACTGGTTTTCTGGTAATTTCGCCCCCCAAGGTGGGGCGGGGGGCCTAATgggtggggtgttaaacccaaatccCCACTTACTCACCTTCCAACATGTGTGTCTGAAAATTTGTTGGGTGACTGTGAATGGCGTTTGCCAAATCTAACCCTTTATATCCGTTTTCTGTTATGCTTATATCCGTTGTTTTTTATGCTTTGGAATGTGCGTGAAAGTCCATTGGCTCTCTCACCAACGGAAAAACAAACAAGAGCCTAAATCTGATCATAAATTCATAACGCATTTTTGTTAAGAATGGAGAATCTGATACTAGAGCATTGGACAAACCATTTCAATTCATGGCCTCGCGGTTTGTGGGCAAATATTTTACTAATGTAGTGACAGAGGCATGGAGTGATAGCATGGCAGCAAGCTGTTGAGACTTTTCAGAGTATGATCAAAGAATGGAATTATAACCATTATGGAAACATTTTCTACAAGAATGAGAGACTTTTAGCCAAAATGGAAGGAATCAATTGCAGTATGGGACAGGGAGCAAATAGAGGTTTTTGGAAAGGCTCCACCAGAAACTCTGCCTCTAGTGTTCACTATGGAGCATGAGCATGCATATTAAGAAACCATTTTACATATGATTTTAAAATCACAATCAATTATGCGAAGAATCTTCAGTGGCATCTTagttttagaattgattctaagaaTGAGAAGCCGATCTGGACATGTTATAAGAGGTGCGAGTTGCAGATAGAGAGAAGCTATTAGTGATCAAGGCTACCCTAGGGGAAATTTCCCATTGGGATTTGCTAGCAAGATCAAGGACGGAGTTTACATTCCAAATAGCGATAAGCTCGAAAGACTAAATTTAGCTAAGATCAAGCATGCTATTTTTCATTCCCAAACCACTTGGGGTTAAAGGGAATGAGGATACTTGAAAATTTCATGTTGGACATGTTCACATGTAGCCAATTTCATACAAAGTTTCAATTATCTTGTCATACTCATGTAACATTGGAAAAAATTGAAAGCTTGGATTGCCATTAATAAATTCTAGGCAACAAAGCTTAGTATGAGAAGTACATAAGGTCACATTTGTCACTATGTTTGTCCATAAAAATAACACAGGGTTAAACAACACAAAGAATGCTAGAAGCATAAAAGAAATGCAGTAAAATCTTTTTTTCCCCTTCAAATTATTCGCTTCCAGACCCAATAGCCATCAAAAACTCCCCTTCACACACAACTTCACCTCCAACATATGCCTTCCCTTCCATCTTTGCAATTCCAAATCGCTTTTGCAGTTTGATAAGTGTCATTCTCATGACTAAGGTGTCTCCTGCAATCACAGGCTTCCTAAATCGCACTTTGTCTATTCCTGCAAAGAAGAAATTCTCACGAGAACCTCCCACTTCAGGTGTCAACATAACCAGACCGCCGACTTGTGCCATTGCCTGCATAAAAGACCCACTCACATTCATCACCACTTCAAGAGAAGATTCAACAGAAACCTTGTAAGATTTTCCCTTCATTTCTATGAGATTGTTATAATATAAACTGtagacatttttttatttataaaacgCTGGTGAACTGGGCCTTTATTTGCATTTTGCACAAAACAAGGTACTCAAAATTATCAGCTAATGTAGAAAATTGCAGAAACTTTGTTTTCTGTCTCAACACAAACTCTTTTTATAAGCAGCAGGGTATTGAATATAAATGAGCCTATTATTCTACAGAGAAATTGAATGCAACTAAGTAACATGGTCCAATCAAGATGATGGCGCAATATTAGCTCAAGAGACCAGACAGATATTGGACTCTTACCGATGTTTTCTTGCATTCAAATCAGCCCACACTTCAAACAAACCTAAGCTAGACACCAAGGCAGGCATCCCTGGTTATTTTATGCTTATGAAAGACaagtaaataaaatatgaagGAAAATTGACATCGAAAGCAAAAACCTCCGAACACATATATTTGATTCATTACCAATTGAGATTCTATAAACATTAAGTTTATTACAACTGCATCAATCTCCAGCTCCAAATTTTGCACGAGTGGTCCAGAGTCCAGACACATCGTTCCAAATTTAAATAGCAATTTCATTCATTTTATGATATTTAAACCTAGAAGGGTATGGGAAGTTAAGCAAACGCGATGATTTGTAATCTTCTATGTTCTATCTTGCCCTCTAGTTGATCTTACCATACTTCTTCAAACGTCTAAAAATGTCAAAGAATACATCATGCAAAATATGGTTTTCACTATAATTTTGTTGAATAAACCAGGTTTTGATTTTGACCAGTAAAAAGATGAGGGCCCAAGGCATGGGAATGTGATACATGTTTAACTGCCATACTTGATACTCCAACATAGGAAATGCCACAGAGGAAGTGTACTGCCTTTAACAGGTGAAAGAAAAGACTTATGCCTATGCTGATTTTCATAATCATATGCATAAGACTCCTATAAAGTCAGCAAGTAAGTCTATATCTAACAACAGTTGATTTAGTTTAAAGTATACTGCAATTTGCAATTTTTGTACACAGAAATCCAAGGATGGAAATTCCCTTACTTTCTCACCATACAAACAACCTCAGTTTAGGGGTACTTTTTCaacaaaggaaagaaaacaacaaaatatGAGCTTACTACATGTTGTAGAATCTAGTACTGAGAAAATTGGTTCTTGAAAAATGAGGGGATAAAGAAAAACTACATCCTATAATTGTAGTATTGCTACTACAAACAGTTACCACAAAAGCAATCATGCATATATAAGCAACAAAAGTTAGGCAGGAACATCTATTATAGATGTCCCTAACattttatatatagatatagagcacatattttttttttaatcacaaCCAGACATTCTGAAAAGTTGATAACCGTCTCTTAGCCACTGGTTGGAAACCATAATTGAAAAATCGCTTGCTATTGCTTCAAAATTTCAATACAAGCAATCACACCGACATTTCAATAATTCAAGAGAtcttgtctataaaaaaaagctGATCTAGAATGTGTTTTTAAAGTTTCAAATGAAGCAGCAGAGCCTAGTCAATTCCTTTATCCAAGTATAAGCCCGTTTGGATACTCActaaagagcacttattggagtgtatctactagaaaaaaaacacataagCTCGAATTAGTGCTCTTTGATCTGCATCGAAACGGACTCTATACAACTAAACAAAACCACCCTGAGGCCTGAAACACACTCATTCAAGCAGCAGACATTTAATCCAATAAAAAATACAGCTTATCACAGGCCATGTGGCAAAGAATTGTATACTTACACAATCAAATATTCACAAACGCACGCAACAATGGAAAGGAAACATTAAAAAGGATGGCCTCATTATAGTCTTTAGTTACCTCAACCATGAGAACACCAGGCATGATTGGCCTTTCAGGAAAATGCCCAGGAAAAAAGTTATCATTGATTGTCACATTCTTTATGGCCACAGCAGAAACTCCAGGGTTGTATTCAATCACTCTATCCACCAGAAGAAATGGAAACCTGAATGACACCAcaccaaaacaacaacaaaatttaaactcagaaagaaaaaaatggggTAAAAGAAAAAGCAGTCACATCCACTAGAAAACCAAAGTTTTACCTGTGGGGCAGAACATTACGAATCTGGTTGATGTCCAATACGGTTGGAAATGCAGGATACCCTGCAACAACAGCAAAACCATCAGATCATGAGAAAAAGGGAAAGTGAAAAGAAGCTGAAATCATGTGACATACTTAATTCAATTGGGGTTTGTTCTTTTGGGACATCAGCAGATTCTGATGAACAAAATGTTGTGACACGTCGTTTGCTGGCGGTGGCGAGAAGGGGCAGAGATCTTGAGGTGGGGAATCTGagagatgaagatttggggTCTGAATGGGAAGCAGGGAAAGTGGGAGAGGTGGGGAAGATGGTGGTGCTGGAGAATGCAGTGGCGGCCATTGTTGAAGAGCTTTGGGTCTTCACTCTACACTGTTGAAAAGGGTAGTTGTAAATGCAGTTTGTGGGTACATTGGTTTATTGTTATCTAAGATGGGGGCATTACATTGGCGAAGGTAACAAGGTTTGCATTCATTCATGGACGGAGTCTCCAACGTTGTTTGTTCAACTAGAAAATTAAATTAGCTCACTTTTCTCTTGTCATCATTTACAATTTTttaggtgaaaaaaaaaaagataaaagctTTAAACCCTATAAAAGGCTTGGTTAGGTAGGGGGGAAGAAATGTCTTATAATatcaaaatatttatgaaatttTAAGTAAAAATGATTTATATTTTTGTAATGAATAATGATAATATGGGGCTAAAAGACCATAAATCCTTGTCTTGTTTAGAGGGAGTTACATGCATCAAACATAGAGGCAACCGAGCTAAAAGTAGGAAGAGAATCAAAAGTCTTAAAAGGGGAAAACTTATTAAACTCATTCTTAGCAAAGGTGTATGGAATTGAGTTTGCTTTTGGGTATATATACTTTCAATAAACCATTAAACTTTGATTGAGTAGTCTATTAATATCCTTCACTAGAGCATAACAAGGGTGAGGGTGAGAGTCCAAGCATCTCTTGTTTAATAGACTTATAGCCACTTCTAGGTTTGAATCCACAAAAACATTAATAAAACCCATGTCAAAAGCTAATTTGAGACCATGTAAAATGCCCTCATAACTTAGCCTGCAAAATCAAGTATTCACTAAGCTTTGCTGAAAAACAAACTAAAAGCTCCATCATGATTCTCAATAACTCCTCCATAGGTTGCATGCTTAGTCAAAGGATTAAAGGAACCATCTAAATTAAGCTCCACCGACGGGGGAATCCATCTTCGATGGAATTACTTATTCATCCTAGTCATAATAAAACCATAACCTGAATCAGAAACACTACAGAAATACAACTAGtttcccctatatatatatatatatatatatatatatatatatatatatatatatagagagagagagagagagagtcgtGGTTGCCGGTAAATTTGTCTAAGGTTAAATTCTTTCATCAAGGATCTCCTTGGTGTTTGTTTTTTGGTATGATGCTTGATATTTGTGGGGAGCTCGAAATGAGCTTATTTTTAAGGAGTTTGGAGAAGTGTGGAGGAAGTTTCTAGAAGGTTATCCCATATTGTTCAAGGTTTTTAAGGAAAACTCCATGAGACTGTTGCCACTGGTTGCAAGGGAGGCGCTGCCCTTTTGGGTTATAAGAACAGGAGGATCCCCTTCGAGGTTCTCTTTCTCGAACTGAGCATGGAGCTCGCTGTTATTGGCTTTATTGGAGGTGGTTGTGAGGGGGTTCCGTGCCCTTGTCCTTGCCCTTCCCTTTCTATGGCTAGCAGTGTTTTGGGCGAGGGCCTGGTAGTTGCGGAACAGGTTCCAAGGATGGAGTGTCGGAGGAGAGGCCGACCAAGGAAAGATGGTGCATCAGGGATAAAgaacttcaaaaaaaattgtatatttttgtttatatttatttttgtaaatTTATCTTTCCTTAGCGAGTCTTATTAGTTTATATTTTTGTTAAGGTAGAGTTTAGGTTAGTATTGGAGTTATGGATGAGTAagcaacttaaaaaaaaacaacaagacTCGCTATGGGATGAGGATTCCTCAGGGATGCCTTGTTAAGGGCTTTGAGAAGTTTTCTTATGCAGATGGAAACAATCTCGATTTCCAAGTTGAGGATTCCTAAATGATGCCTTGTTAAGGGCtcttgagaattttttttatgcgGATGAGAATGATGTCAAAAATCATCTCAATAAAAAGTTAAGGACGAGGGTAGAGATCATTTTTCCTGCCTCTCGATGTCCCACCCTTATCCATTGATTCTTGGAGTAATTAAAAAACTTACTCCAAATCTTTGCTATTGATTTATTAGATAATAAAGAGTGAGATTATAACCTTTTTAATCCCTCACGTGACCTATCCTTACATTGTGATGTATACACTGATCGGAACCAACCACATACCTCATGCGAGAAATTGCTCACTTGTAATGAAAACTTTACAATTTGGATATGTTGAATGTCtgagaaaatattttaagtGTTAAATTCAATACGTTCTAGTTGAACGATTAgctttatattttaaattgcTTGTTTCGTAAACTTCACTTATTATGTGATTAACTTCATTTAATGTTATTTAAACTTTTGTAATTGAATTAGATTTAATTGCATTATCGCTTGTATtgaattatatatttaatttcaattttattatatttcaatGACACGCTCGGAGTCTCAACGGAAACTTGTCGGAAAACAGAGAGTACGAATGAAACGAAAATTCACCCCGCCGCAGAAGATGACAGAGATAGAGGACGGGTGCAGAGACGTCAGCCGCCCCGCCACGCGCATGTGCCATCCATAGGCATTAAGCTTAAGAGTGTTTTTTCACAATTCACTCATGGTCTCCGAGAGGACTCGAAGGGTATAGAGAAGACAAAATTCACTCCGCCATAAACAATGACGGTGACAAAGGAGGGGTGTTGGGACGAAAGCCATCGTCACGCGCGGGTGCCATCCCTAGGCTAACTTAGCCTTAGGTATTAAATGTTCATGATCTAGACTACACATGCCTTGCAATTCAATTCAcccttgagagagagagagagagagagagaggacagTGTGTGTGTTGTGGAGAAGAGGAGTATAAAAATCACAACAGTAACCGCAACACGGCATGGAATTCCACCGCAACAACTCATCTCCGTCGTCATCAAACTCCTCCTCCATGAGCGCCGCCGGAACCCCAAACCCTCAAAAAACCGACGACCCAATGCACTCATGGTGGGAATCCGTCTCCAAAGCCCGTTCCCGCATCCACTCCCTCGCCACCATCCTCCCCAACTCTCACTCCTCCGCCCTCTCCTCCCTCGCCGACTCCGAACGCCCCGCTCTCTCCCTCCTCTCCTCCCTCGCCGCCTACTCCGCCGTCTCCTCCTCCCTCTCCGGCTCCCAATCCGACCCCCTCTGCCACTGGCTCTACGACACCTTCCTCTCCTCTGACCCCCACCTCCGCCTCGTTGTCCTCTCCTTCCTCCCTCTTCTCTCCGGCCTCTACCTCTCccgcctccaccaccgccaCGACGACAACAACCACCATGATCCGCCTTCGCTCTCCGGCTTCGAAGCTGTTCTCCTCGCTCTCTACGCCGCCGAGACCAAATCCCGCAACGGCAAACCCCTCATCGCCACCGTCCCCGACCTCTCTCTCCCTTCCATCTACCATTCCCCTCTCCGTAAACCCCAAAACTCCAACGCTAACGCTCCCTCCTCCGTCGCTGTGATCTCACCACCGCTTGAACCCCTCCTCGCCGTGAAATCCACCAAGCGCGCCTCCATTGTCGGCGCCGCGTTACAGTCCTACTTCTCCCAGATCTCTCATATGCCCTCCTGGTCCAAGCTCGAATTCTGCCGCTTCCTCGCCGGATGGGCCGGCCAGGACTGCCCCTGCCGGAGAGACCTCGATCGCGTCCCATCCAACACTTTAACTCTGACCCTTGACGACGACGGTGACGGTGGTGGTAGCAATGGCGGTTGTGACCGTGAGATTGAGATTGAGAGTGTTGGAGAAATGATGGGGAAGGTGCAGATTCATGATTCTGATGGGTTGGCCAAAGGGGATAGGATCCCTTTGCCTTGGGAGATTCTGCAACCGGCGTTGAGGATCTTGGGGCACTGTTTGTTTGCCCCATTGAACCCTCAAGAGGTTAAGGATGCTGCATCTTTTGCTGTTAGGTGCTTGTATGCTAGGGCCTCTCATGATTTGGTTCCTCAGGCTATTCTTGCCACCAGGAGTCTCATTCAGCTTGATAACAGGGCCAGGGACGCCGCGAAAGTCGCCGCTGCAGCTACAAATCCCAACACCCCTACCAAAGTCAAGAAACCTGAAATACTTTTGGTCTCAAAGTGAGTCCTTGCTGCTGTGCTGTATAGTTTATGGGTAGCAGCAGTTCAACACCATTTTCAGCTGGATATTGTGATTGTAAGCAGAGTTTGATTTTGTATTATAGAAACTTCATAGTTCTGGATTTTATTATTgcttttcttttatagattttaaGTTATAAATGTTTTTACCGAGCGATAGCAACCTGTTTTAACTTTGTTTAGTTGATGGAATTATCTTGTGCCTTGGTTGTGCCCCTGGTTTATTGTAATGCATGTGGTTGTGCTATTTCTGTGTGGTGTGAAATGTTATAGTAGTACCTTGTCAAGATTGAGAAAGTTGaatgaggtttttttttatgattcatAGTTAGTTTTGATGGAGCTTTTATTTTCTCTAGAGTATAGTGGTCAGGTTAGGTTGTTTTGATTTGCTAATGTGAATAATTTGCTCACTATTCAAATGTTATTAAGTTACTGTGTATCTATCTATATGCATATTGTCAATGTTTGCGGCAAAATCTGGTTCTCTTGTATTATCTTTATGGATTTTTGGTTAGTTTAGGGTTCCTATATATATTCAACTTGTTGCTATGTCTGATCAAGATATTGACAATATGATAAGGACTActatagtactccctccgttcctaaatataagacctagtttcaaaattttgaagttcctaaatataagacc
This window harbors:
- the LOC130713965 gene encoding uncharacterized protein LOC130713965 — translated: MKNVVAVIKSCTPNGFGDAKVTLKDPTGAVDASIHRKAFTHSEFANDITVGYVLVLQKVAVFAPRGTVCYLNITLPNLVKVFPKDCGPHDFIDITEE
- the LOC130713964 gene encoding protein MAINTENANCE OF MERISTEMS-like, with the protein product MPFGEMTITLDDVSALLHLPTGSRFYTPGRGERDEVAALCAQLLGGSVAAYLAEFEAAGGQNIRFITLKTMYTSAMDGGRYEDAARIWLVNQLGATLFASKSGGYHTTVYWIGMLEDLGRVSEYAWGAIALVSLYEQLSRASRRKTAQIGGFTSLVLSWAYEYISSSVIIRTEVPGYTQDQPRAQRWSTSRIAHSGLDERRVMLDELTVDDITWTPFEDHRDVRPRDPRALYSGYIRTPYGRSVSRHLPERVMRQFGFIQDIPRHPSEIQTTGSLAETTDAAYAEFEPHLRPQGIPATYPGEAVEGYMRWYSRVSHVFIIPEDRREELSAVSAIRRGVELLEQSLEVPGALAPGTQPRILTERALDLFRRSSFVGTQGVAFSAIRGAAAAGGRARGGIARGGRPRGGGARGGRARGEGDPGEGVRGGRARGPRGRRGRGRGE
- the LOC130712151 gene encoding uncharacterized protein LOC130712151 encodes the protein MKGGRKRSRHASTSEDPADRHERLHASTRRGDHIAATQAVEASAPSPSPSATPVEAPLATPAPSATPVGAPSATPAPSATRAPAELDPAPLSPMAELPRQETSSSEPSGEESSSSSELSGEEEEPLILQEEIDAADVMPDVVPEGGAEGGADDDLIQRVAPFPGGPEDLSLLAHYPDHKAPWTWQALLRTDPRYVDRQTLRVATVGGKVWNLPCDGDSEAHTHVRQLLQQTDE
- the LOC130714041 gene encoding uncharacterized protein LOC130714041, translating into MAATAFSSTTIFPTSPTFPASHSDPKSSSLRFPTSRSLPLLATASKRRVTTFCSSESADVPKEQTPIELRYPAFPTVLDINQIRNVLPHRFPFLLVDRVIEYNPGVSAVAIKNVTINDNFFPGHFPERPIMPGVLMVEAMAQVGGLVMLTPEVGGSRENFFFAGIDKVRFRKPVIAGDTLVMRMTLIKLQKRFGIAKMEGKAYVGGEVVCEGEFLMAIGSGSE
- the LOC130712054 gene encoding uncharacterized protein LOC130712054 yields the protein MEFHRNNSSPSSSNSSSMSAAGTPNPQKTDDPMHSWWESVSKARSRIHSLATILPNSHSSALSSLADSERPALSLLSSLAAYSAVSSSLSGSQSDPLCHWLYDTFLSSDPHLRLVVLSFLPLLSGLYLSRLHHRHDDNNHHDPPSLSGFEAVLLALYAAETKSRNGKPLIATVPDLSLPSIYHSPLRKPQNSNANAPSSVAVISPPLEPLLAVKSTKRASIVGAALQSYFSQISHMPSWSKLEFCRFLAGWAGQDCPCRRDLDRVPSNTLTLTLDDDGDGGGSNGGCDREIEIESVGEMMGKVQIHDSDGLAKGDRIPLPWEILQPALRILGHCLFAPLNPQEVKDAASFAVRCLYARASHDLVPQAILATRSLIQLDNRARDAAKVAAAATNPNTPTKVKKPEILLVSK